One genomic window of Monodelphis domestica isolate mMonDom1 chromosome 1, mMonDom1.pri, whole genome shotgun sequence includes the following:
- the BDKRB1 gene encoding B1 bradykinin receptor: protein MNTFQNNTSYCVDRKELWDMLYRVLPTSIIVICCLGLLGNIFALFVFLLSRRRLTVAEIYLTNLSASDLVFVMGLPFWAENIREQFNWPFSHVLCYVINGATKANLFISIFLVVAISRDRYMALVHTMSSQMQRSQRQAQIICAFIWFLGGLLSIPTFLFRSVETVPNLNISSCILQFPHEIWLSIKVIKMSMVGFILPLVAIIFFSSHMIISLRSRTNTNLKRTGKINNTKATSLILTIVTVFIICWTPYHCFAVLEYLFWLKAVQGCFWEEFIDLGLICSTFFAFLNSCLNPVIYFFVGKLFRARVWEVYKQCITRCSTLMYP, encoded by the coding sequence ATGAACACCTTTCAGAACAATACAAGCTACTGTGTGGACAGAAAAGAGCTCTGGGATATGCTGTACAGGGTTCTGCCAACATCAATCATTGTCATCTGTTGTTTGGGTTTACTAGGGAATATATTTGCCCTGTTCGTCTTCCTCTTGTCCAGAAGACGCCTAACTGTGGCAGAAATTTACTTGACTAACCTATCAGCATCTGACTTGGTATTTGTCATGGGCTTGCCCTTTTGGGCAGAAAATATTCGGGAGCAGTTCAATTGGCCATTTAGCCATGTTCTTTGCTACGTCATCAATGGAGCCACCAAGGCCAACTTGTTCATAAGCATCTTTTTGGTGGTGGCCATCAGCAGGGACCGGTATATGGCTCTAGTCCACACCATGAGCAGCCAGATGCAACGTAGCCAGCGACAAGCCCAAATCATTTGTGCTTTCATCTGGTTCTTGGGTGGCCTCCTAAGCATCCCCACTTTTCTATTTCGATCAGTAGAAACTGTCCCAAATCTGAACATTTCTTCCTGTATACTTCAGTTTCCCCATGAAATATGGTTATCTATCAAGGTTATTAAGATGAGCATGGTAGGCTTCATCCTCCCCCTTGTTGCCATCATCTTCTTTAGCTCTCATATGATCATCTCCTTGAGAAGTCGGACCAATACCAACCTAAAGAGAACAGGAAAGATAAACAATACTAAAGCCACCAGTCTCATCCTTACCATAGTGACTGTTTTTATAATATGCTGGACTCCATACCATTGCTTTGCTGTGCTGGAATACCTCTTCTGGTTGAAAGCTGTCCAGGGCTGCTTCTGGGAAGAATTCATTGATCTGGGCTTGATATGTTCCACTTTCTTTGCCTTCCTCAACAGTTGCCTGAATCCTGTGATTTACTTCTTTGTGGGAAAGCTTTTCAGGGCCAGAGTTTGGGAAGTTTATAAGCAATGCATTACCAGATGTTCTACACTGATGTATCCTTAG